DNA from Vicinamibacteria bacterium:
CTACGACCTCGGGAAGACTGATCCGAGGCGGGAGCTCGGAGCCCGAGGGCGGCTTAGAATACCCTCATGGGCGCGTTCAAATGGCTTTGGCGCGTTGTGGCATTTCTGGCGATCCTCTATGCCTATTTCGCCTGGCTCCACCCGGTACGAGGCGTCGCCGATCATCCGTTTTTCGAGGCGGAGCCCGTCGTAATCGCCCACCAGGGCGGACGAGGTCTCTGGCCCGAGAACACGCTTTTCGCGTTCGAAAAAGCCGACGCGCTCGGTGTCGACATGATCGAGATGGATCTGCGTTCCACGGCCGACGGCGAGATCGTGGTCATGCACGACGAAACGGTGGATAGGACGACGAACGGCGAAGGACGCGTCGGCGACCTCGCATTGCGAGAGGTTCTCCAGTTGGACGCGGCGTTCGACTTCGGGGGTCCCGACGGGAGCTTTCCTCACCGGGGCCGGGGCATTACCGTGCCCACCCTCGCCGACGTGTTGGCGGGGTTACCCGACGCCCGATTGAACCTGGAAATGAAGGAGTTCACGCCCGAGCGCGCGCGACAGCTTTGCCGATCGCTGAAGAGATTCGGGGCGGAGCATCGAGTGCTCGTCGCCGCCTTCGAGCACGACGCGATGGCGGCTCTCCGCGAAGACTGTCCCGAAGTCGCCACCAGCGCGACTGCGCGAGAGAGCCTTTTTTTCTACCAGGTCCACCAGTTTGGTCTGGGAAGCCTCTACCGTAGTCCGGCCGTGGTGTTTCAGGTTCCCGAGTTCTTCGGGGATATCCACGTAATCGACGCCTCTTTTCTCGAATGGGCACGGCGATCGAACGTTCGGGTACAGGCCTGGACGGTGAACGATGCAAAAGACATGGAGAGACTGCTGAAGATGGGTGTCAGCGGTATCCTGACCGATTACCCCGACCGTCTGCTCGAGCTGTTAGGACGCCTCTGACGCGAGTCGGCTGTCTCGTCGTCGGAGCCGAGCTTGAGATCCTCCTTTCCTGCTTTGGAAGCCGCGCGAAAATCGCGGGTCATCTCTGCGAGCCGCTTGTCGACGCGGGCGTAAAGGGAACTTGCGGGATACTCGCCTTCGGCGTTCGCCGTTCCCGCCGCGACACCGGTAAGAAGCTCGATCCCTTCCTCGACGGTCGAGACCGCATAGATGTGGAATTTCCGTTGCTCGGCCGCGGCGACGACGTCCTTGCGCAGCATGAGGTCGCCGACGTTCGATTTCGGAATAATCACCCCCTGACTCCCGGTCAGCCCCGCGGCGAGACAGGTATCGTAGAATCCCTCGATCTTCTCGTTCACCCCACC
Protein-coding regions in this window:
- a CDS encoding glycerophosphodiester phosphodiesterase produces the protein MGAFKWLWRVVAFLAILYAYFAWLHPVRGVADHPFFEAEPVVIAHQGGRGLWPENTLFAFEKADALGVDMIEMDLRSTADGEIVVMHDETVDRTTNGEGRVGDLALREVLQLDAAFDFGGPDGSFPHRGRGITVPTLADVLAGLPDARLNLEMKEFTPERARQLCRSLKRFGAEHRVLVAAFEHDAMAALREDCPEVATSATARESLFFYQVHQFGLGSLYRSPAVVFQVPEFFGDIHVIDASFLEWARRSNVRVQAWTVNDAKDMERLLKMGVSGILTDYPDRLLELLGRL